A window of the Natronospira proteinivora genome harbors these coding sequences:
- the flgE gene encoding flagellar hook protein FlgE encodes MPFRIALSGLNAASSHLNVTSNNIANVNSTGFKGSRAEFADLFAVSTGDISDTATGNGTRLQRVAQQFTQGNIDFTENNLDLAISGEGFFTLEGQEGRSYTRAGNFSVNNEGFVENNVGERLQIYPPSGDGSFNTGQLQDLQLVTGENAPQATSEIRAELNLPADAEEPTVAPFDPEDPLSFNNSRSVTIYDSLGNRHDATTYFVKTDQPNEWETHLYVGDDEIGGPDTLTFNSDGTLDTPADGQIDYPAFDPGNGADELEISLDYGDSTQFGGNFGVTQLSQDGFAVGRLTGFEVDDSGVASARFSNGQSEQMGKVALANFDNPQGLQKIGDTRWGETFAAGDVQLGEAGGSGFGDIQSGALEGSNVDLTEELVEMITAQRNFQANAQMISTADTVTQTIINIR; translated from the coding sequence ATGCCATTTCGTATTGCATTGAGCGGCTTGAATGCCGCATCCAGTCACCTCAACGTGACTTCCAATAATATTGCCAACGTGAATTCCACGGGCTTCAAGGGTTCCCGGGCTGAATTCGCCGACCTGTTCGCCGTCAGCACCGGGGATATCTCCGACACGGCTACGGGTAACGGGACGCGTTTGCAGCGGGTGGCCCAGCAATTTACCCAGGGCAATATCGACTTCACTGAAAACAATCTGGATCTGGCCATCAGTGGTGAAGGGTTCTTCACACTGGAAGGTCAAGAGGGCAGAAGCTATACCCGAGCGGGGAACTTCTCGGTCAATAACGAGGGTTTCGTGGAAAATAATGTGGGCGAGCGCCTGCAGATTTATCCGCCGTCCGGCGATGGCAGTTTTAATACCGGTCAGCTGCAGGATCTTCAGCTGGTGACCGGCGAGAACGCCCCCCAGGCCACCTCCGAGATTCGGGCCGAGCTGAACCTGCCGGCGGATGCCGAAGAGCCGACGGTGGCGCCCTTCGATCCGGAAGACCCGTTGAGCTTCAACAATAGTCGTTCGGTGACCATCTATGACTCCCTGGGTAACCGTCATGACGCCACCACCTATTTTGTCAAGACGGATCAGCCCAATGAATGGGAGACCCATCTCTATGTGGGCGATGACGAGATCGGTGGTCCGGACACCCTGACTTTCAACAGTGATGGGACATTGGATACCCCTGCGGATGGGCAGATCGATTATCCCGCTTTTGATCCGGGCAACGGGGCCGATGAGCTGGAAATCTCCCTGGATTATGGGGACTCCACCCAGTTTGGCGGCAATTTCGGTGTCACCCAGCTTTCCCAGGATGGTTTCGCCGTGGGCCGGTTAACCGGTTTCGAAGTGGATGACAGTGGGGTGGCCTCTGCCCGCTTCTCCAATGGCCAGTCAGAGCAGATGGGCAAGGTGGCTCTGGCCAACTTCGATAATCCCCAGGGATTGCAGAAGATCGGCGATACCCGCTGGGGTGAAACCTTTGCCGCCGGTGATGTGCAGCTGGGTGAGGCCGGCGGTTCCGGTTTCGGCGACATTCAGTCCGGTGCCCTGGAAGGTTCCAATGTGGACTTGACCGAAGAGCTGGTGGAAATGATCACCGCCCAGCGGAATTTCCAGGCCAATGCCCAGATGATTTCCACGGCCGATACGGTCACCCAGACCATTATCAATATCCGCTAA
- the flgF gene encoding flagellar basal-body rod protein FlgF, with protein sequence MDRMIYTGMTGAKQTMQAQAANSHNLANANTAGFRADLHAFQPEEVRGPGFASRVNAVSEGQGVDFTPGTMQTTEHELDVAVQGQGWIAVQAPDGGEAYTRAGDLRLTANGNLVNGAGQPVMGDGGPIAIPPHDDMMIGGDGTISIVPQGQPPETMAVVERIKLVNPPLDEMEKSPDGLFRLADGGEAVADAEVELASGVLEGSNVNITTAMVNMIQLARQYETQVKMIQNADENAQAASNLLRTQ encoded by the coding sequence ATGGACCGCATGATCTACACCGGCATGACCGGCGCCAAGCAAACCATGCAGGCACAGGCCGCCAACAGCCATAACCTGGCCAATGCCAATACGGCCGGCTTTCGGGCCGATCTGCACGCCTTCCAGCCGGAGGAGGTCCGGGGGCCGGGGTTTGCCAGCCGTGTGAATGCGGTAAGTGAAGGCCAGGGGGTGGATTTCACCCCCGGGACGATGCAGACCACGGAGCATGAACTGGACGTGGCGGTTCAGGGTCAGGGCTGGATTGCGGTTCAGGCCCCGGATGGTGGCGAGGCCTATACCCGGGCCGGAGATCTGCGACTGACGGCCAACGGCAATCTGGTCAATGGGGCGGGGCAGCCGGTGATGGGGGATGGCGGTCCCATCGCCATCCCGCCTCATGACGACATGATGATTGGCGGTGACGGGACCATCAGCATTGTGCCCCAGGGCCAGCCGCCGGAAACCATGGCCGTGGTGGAGCGCATCAAGCTGGTCAATCCGCCGTTGGATGAGATGGAGAAGAGTCCGGATGGGCTGTTCCGCCTGGCCGATGGCGGTGAGGCGGTGGCCGATGCGGAGGTTGAGTTGGCCAGCGGTGTATTGGAAGGCAGCAATGTGAATATCACCACCGCCATGGTGAACATGATTCAGCTGGCGCGTCAGTATGAGACCCAGGTCAAGATGATTCAGAACGCGGATGAGAACGCACAGGCCGCCTCCAACCTGCTTCGGACCCAGTAG
- the flgG gene encoding flagellar basal-body rod protein FlgG: MNSALWVAKTGLDGQQTRMNTVSNNLANANTTAFKRGRANFEDLMYQNVRQVGGQTTQETQSPSGVSKGTGVRVVSTEKLFSQGNMIQTENPLDMAIEGDGFFEIRMPDGSQAYTRDGSFQLNSEGEIVTSSGYALEPGIQLPPGTEEITIGSDGTVSAKLPGQAETVQLGQIQLTNFINPGGLEARGKNLYMETAASGPPEPGTPGFDGLGDLSQGFLESSNVNVVEELVNMIETQRAYEINSKAIASADQMLQFTNQTL, translated from the coding sequence ATGAACTCGGCACTTTGGGTAGCAAAAACCGGTTTGGATGGCCAGCAGACCCGCATGAACACGGTCTCCAATAACCTGGCCAACGCCAATACCACCGCTTTCAAGCGGGGGCGGGCCAACTTTGAAGACCTGATGTATCAGAACGTGCGTCAGGTGGGCGGGCAGACCACCCAGGAGACCCAGAGCCCCTCCGGGGTCAGCAAGGGTACCGGTGTTCGGGTGGTGTCCACCGAGAAGCTGTTCAGTCAGGGCAATATGATCCAGACGGAAAATCCTCTGGACATGGCTATCGAGGGTGACGGTTTCTTTGAAATCCGCATGCCCGATGGCTCCCAGGCCTATACCCGGGATGGCTCCTTCCAGTTGAACTCGGAAGGGGAAATCGTGACGTCCAGTGGCTATGCCCTGGAACCGGGTATTCAGCTACCCCCGGGGACCGAGGAGATCACCATTGGCAGTGACGGCACCGTCAGTGCCAAGTTGCCCGGTCAGGCGGAAACGGTCCAGCTGGGGCAAATTCAGCTGACCAACTTCATCAATCCCGGTGGTCTGGAGGCCCGAGGCAAGAACCTCTACATGGAAACCGCTGCCAGCGGCCCGCCCGAGCCAGGCACCCCCGGTTTTGATGGCTTGGGCGACCTGTCACAGGGCTTTTTGGAGAGTTCTAATGTCAACGTGGTGGAAGAGCTGGTGAACATGATCGAAACCCAGCGGGCCTATGAAATCAATTCCAAGGCCATTGCCAGCGCCGATCAGATGCTTCAGTTCACCAATCAGACGCTTTAA
- the flgH gene encoding flagellar basal body L-ring protein FlgH, which translates to MKKRQILTTGGLILAALLLTACAGKAPRDDERSYEPIMPEEPAESERVSGSIFQPAYAGSLVEDRRARRVGDILTIRLEEQTAASKSASTNTSRDTNTSINPPTIFGRGVTHDGRPILETEMGSSRAFDGEGASSQSNSLEGEITVTVARRLPNGNLMVQGEKWLTLNQGEEMVRIAGIIRPQDIASDNSVPSNRVADARITYSGKGMLADANNPGWLTRFFQSPLSPF; encoded by the coding sequence ATGAAAAAGCGGCAAATCCTTACCACCGGCGGGCTGATCCTTGCCGCCCTGCTGCTGACCGCCTGTGCCGGCAAGGCCCCGCGGGACGATGAGCGCAGTTATGAGCCGATAATGCCGGAAGAGCCGGCCGAGAGTGAGCGGGTCAGCGGCAGTATCTTCCAGCCGGCCTATGCGGGCTCTCTGGTGGAAGATCGCCGCGCCCGCCGGGTGGGGGATATCCTCACCATTCGCTTGGAGGAGCAGACGGCGGCGAGCAAGAGCGCCAGCACCAATACCAGCCGGGATACCAATACCAGCATCAATCCCCCCACCATCTTCGGTCGTGGTGTCACTCATGACGGCCGACCCATTCTGGAAACGGAGATGGGCAGTAGTCGGGCCTTTGATGGGGAAGGTGCCAGCAGCCAGAGCAACAGCCTGGAGGGTGAGATCACGGTGACGGTGGCTCGGCGCCTGCCCAATGGCAACCTCATGGTCCAGGGGGAGAAGTGGCTGACCCTGAATCAGGGCGAGGAGATGGTTCGTATCGCCGGCATCATCCGGCCACAGGATATTGCCTCCGATAATTCCGTGCCTTCCAATCGGGTGGCGGATGCCCGTATTACCTACAGCGGCAAGGGCATGCTGGCCGATGCCAATAACCCTGGCTGGCTGACCCGTTTCTTCCAGTCTCCACTGAGCCCCTTCTGA
- a CDS encoding flagellar basal body P-ring protein FlgI, with the protein MLGEVMEQQQGDRVKDLATVSGVRPNQLTGYGLVVGLDGTGDQTSQTPFTVQSVKNMLSSYGIEIPPNANPQLRNVAAVSLTAELPPFAKPGQEIDVTVSSLGNADSLRGGTLVMAPLVGADGQVYGMAQGNVIVSGFGAEGRDGSRVTVNVPSSGRVPNGATVEREVPNDFAEQEFITLNLNRSDFTTAHRLTETINENFGDNTALPLDSTSVRIEAPADPQQRIAFVSVLENLRVEPGSGPARVIVNSRTGTVVIGANVSVGPAAVSHGSLTVRITERPFVVQPSPFAEGETIVVPRTEIEIEEPEDASMFLFDPGVGLDQIVEAVNEVGAAPGDLVAILEALDRAGALRAQLVVI; encoded by the coding sequence ATGCTGGGCGAGGTGATGGAGCAGCAGCAGGGGGACCGGGTCAAGGATCTGGCCACCGTTTCCGGCGTGCGTCCCAACCAGTTGACCGGCTATGGCCTGGTGGTGGGGCTGGATGGTACCGGGGATCAGACCTCCCAGACGCCGTTCACGGTACAGAGTGTGAAGAACATGCTCTCTTCCTACGGGATCGAGATTCCTCCCAATGCCAACCCGCAGTTGCGTAATGTGGCGGCTGTCTCGCTAACGGCTGAACTGCCACCCTTCGCCAAGCCGGGCCAGGAGATTGATGTGACCGTCTCATCCCTGGGCAATGCCGACAGCTTGCGGGGCGGAACCCTGGTGATGGCCCCCTTGGTGGGTGCGGATGGCCAAGTTTACGGCATGGCCCAGGGTAATGTAATTGTGAGCGGCTTCGGTGCGGAAGGCCGGGACGGCTCCCGGGTGACGGTCAATGTGCCCAGCTCTGGCCGGGTGCCCAACGGAGCCACGGTGGAACGGGAAGTTCCCAATGACTTTGCCGAGCAGGAGTTCATCACCCTCAATCTCAATCGTTCGGATTTCACCACCGCCCATCGCCTGACCGAGACCATCAACGAGAATTTTGGCGACAATACCGCTCTGCCCCTGGATTCCACCTCGGTACGGATCGAGGCCCCGGCGGATCCGCAACAGCGGATTGCCTTTGTTTCCGTGCTGGAGAACCTGCGGGTTGAACCCGGTAGTGGCCCGGCGCGGGTGATCGTCAACTCCCGGACCGGCACGGTGGTGATTGGTGCCAATGTCAGCGTGGGTCCGGCGGCCGTCAGCCATGGTTCTCTGACCGTACGGATCACTGAGCGACCCTTCGTGGTCCAGCCGTCGCCCTTTGCTGAAGGGGAGACCATTGTGGTGCCGCGGACCGAGATCGAAATCGAGGAGCCGGAGGATGCCAGCATGTTTCTCTTTGATCCTGGCGTCGGTCTGGATCAGATCGTGGAAGCCGTCAATGAAGTGGGGGCCGCCCCGGGGGATCTGGTGGCGATTCTGGAGGCCCTGGACCGGGCCGGGGCCCTGCGGGCCCAACTGGTAGTCATCTAG
- the flgJ gene encoding flagellar assembly peptidoglycan hydrolase FlgJ, whose translation MVSGEQPIFTDLQGLEKLRGMARRDDPEALQAVAQQFESLFTHMMLQSMRSAGFGDDLTGGNEMEFYRDMFDQQIAVEMSQGEGLGLADMIVRDLGGDPGAPAGMRPGESSVEALRRRAIPVRETGESVPRLDESTGPGQGAAANGASAESDEDFEPNGPREFLERLMPAARGAARRLGVEPQLVLAQAALETGWGQHMIRDGEGRNSFNLFGIKASRDWEGPEVTVPTLEFEEGLPVRRHDQFRAYQSPEDSLEDYVRLLETSPRYQQALGQGDDAAAFGQALQAGGYATDPQYAEKIQRVAESAPMQDLLNGSQGNDFRGQQDSGTDGLKNMPFRPYE comes from the coding sequence ATGGTCTCTGGCGAACAGCCGATATTCACCGATCTGCAGGGCCTGGAGAAGCTGCGGGGCATGGCCCGGCGGGATGATCCGGAAGCCCTGCAGGCGGTCGCCCAGCAGTTCGAGTCCCTGTTCACCCACATGATGCTGCAGAGCATGCGCTCGGCTGGTTTCGGCGACGATCTGACCGGCGGCAATGAAATGGAATTCTATCGTGACATGTTTGATCAGCAGATCGCGGTGGAAATGTCCCAGGGTGAAGGGCTGGGCCTGGCGGACATGATTGTTCGGGATCTGGGCGGCGACCCAGGGGCCCCGGCGGGCATGCGTCCCGGCGAGAGCAGTGTCGAGGCCCTGCGTCGGCGGGCCATTCCTGTCCGGGAGACCGGAGAATCCGTACCCCGGCTGGACGAGTCCACCGGCCCCGGGCAGGGAGCTGCCGCCAATGGCGCCAGTGCCGAGTCGGATGAGGATTTCGAGCCCAATGGTCCCCGGGAATTTCTGGAGCGGCTGATGCCCGCCGCCCGTGGTGCCGCCCGCCGTCTGGGTGTCGAGCCACAACTGGTGCTGGCCCAGGCGGCGCTTGAGACCGGCTGGGGGCAGCACATGATCCGGGACGGCGAAGGCCGCAACAGTTTCAACCTCTTTGGCATCAAGGCCAGCCGTGACTGGGAGGGTCCGGAAGTCACCGTGCCCACCCTGGAATTCGAGGAGGGCCTGCCGGTGCGCCGGCATGATCAATTCCGTGCCTATCAGTCCCCGGAAGACTCCCTGGAAGACTATGTTCGTCTGCTGGAGACCTCGCCCCGTTACCAGCAGGCCCTGGGGCAGGGCGATGATGCCGCTGCTTTCGGCCAGGCCCTGCAGGCGGGGGGCTATGCTACCGATCCCCAGTACGCGGAGAAGATCCAGCGGGTGGCCGAGAGTGCGCCCATGCAGGACCTGCTGAATGGTTCCCAGGGCAATGATTTCCGGGGACAGCAGGATTCCGGGACCGACGGGCTAAAGAATATGCCCTTCCGGCCGTATGAATAA
- the flgK gene encoding flagellar hook-associated protein FlgK: MSLLNNSVSGLLAAQRQLTTTGHNINNVNTEGYSRQRVDQSTRPPMGFGDGFVGQGTQVSGINRLYDQFLGDQLQNATSAHAELESFTNLAQRVDNLLADADAGLTPSLQNFFNAVQDVADDPSSISARQVLLSEAEALVNRFDTIDQRMSDLESEINSEIRNSVEEINGLTDSIARLNQQIGDAVGQGRGQPNDLLDQRDQKLQELSELIKIEKVSQDDGSVNVFVGNGTNLVIGNEPYQLEARRNDFDPSRLEVARAGQPEPGNLSTTLEGGSLGGIMGFREDVLDPTLNQLGKIAHGLTESFNEVHAEGIDLRGEFGEAFFSVPDPQARPRRGNEGDAEIQATVSSAQELSGGDYRLRFVGGDWQINRADTGEEVDFDGDGSPGDPFTFDGLEVVVDGTPEDGDAFEIQPTRAAGGGLERVIDDPRSVAAAAPIIGGADGDNLGSGTITLGEVVDVDDPDLMETVEIEFLDEDTFEINGDTFTYEAGEPIEYNGWQVSISGQPEAGDTFTVQANSGGSGDNRNANRLADLVDEGVMDGGQTSLQDGVGELVADVATKTSQAQTNRDAQSTLKSQARESLESVSGVNLDEEAANLMKFQQAYQASAQSIRVADTIFQSLINAVGR; this comes from the coding sequence ATGAGTCTGCTCAATAACAGTGTGTCCGGTCTGCTGGCTGCCCAGCGGCAATTGACCACCACCGGCCATAACATCAACAACGTCAATACCGAGGGCTATAGCCGCCAACGGGTTGATCAGAGTACCCGGCCTCCCATGGGATTCGGGGATGGCTTTGTGGGCCAGGGCACCCAGGTTTCGGGTATCAACCGCCTGTATGACCAGTTCCTGGGAGACCAGCTCCAGAACGCCACCTCCGCCCATGCCGAGCTGGAGTCCTTCACCAATCTGGCCCAGCGGGTGGATAACCTTCTGGCCGACGCCGACGCCGGTCTGACGCCCAGCCTGCAGAACTTTTTCAATGCGGTTCAGGATGTGGCTGATGATCCCTCATCCATCTCCGCCCGGCAGGTTCTTTTGAGCGAGGCCGAAGCGCTGGTCAACCGATTCGACACCATCGATCAGCGCATGAGCGACCTGGAAAGCGAGATCAATAGCGAGATCCGCAATTCCGTGGAAGAGATCAACGGCCTGACCGATTCCATCGCCCGCCTAAATCAGCAGATCGGTGATGCGGTGGGCCAGGGGCGTGGGCAACCCAATGACCTGCTGGATCAGCGGGACCAGAAGCTCCAGGAATTGAGCGAGCTGATCAAGATCGAGAAAGTGAGCCAGGACGATGGTTCGGTGAATGTCTTTGTGGGCAACGGGACCAATCTGGTGATCGGCAATGAGCCCTATCAGCTGGAAGCCCGGCGGAATGACTTTGACCCTTCCCGCCTGGAAGTGGCGCGGGCAGGCCAGCCGGAGCCGGGCAATCTAAGTACCACGCTGGAAGGCGGCTCCCTGGGCGGGATTATGGGGTTCCGCGAGGATGTACTTGATCCCACCCTCAACCAGCTGGGCAAGATTGCCCATGGACTCACCGAGTCCTTCAATGAAGTGCATGCCGAGGGCATTGACCTGAGAGGGGAGTTTGGCGAAGCATTCTTCTCGGTGCCGGATCCCCAAGCCCGCCCCCGCCGTGGCAATGAAGGTGATGCCGAGATTCAGGCGACCGTTAGCAGTGCCCAGGAGCTGAGTGGCGGTGATTACCGGCTGCGCTTTGTGGGCGGTGATTGGCAGATCAACCGGGCCGATACCGGCGAGGAAGTGGACTTTGATGGCGACGGCAGCCCTGGTGATCCCTTCACCTTTGACGGGCTGGAAGTGGTGGTGGACGGCACCCCTGAAGACGGGGACGCCTTTGAGATTCAACCTACTCGTGCTGCTGGCGGCGGTCTGGAGCGGGTGATTGATGATCCCCGTTCCGTGGCTGCGGCTGCCCCCATTATTGGCGGCGCCGATGGGGATAATCTGGGCAGCGGCACCATTACCCTCGGGGAAGTGGTGGATGTGGATGACCCGGATCTCATGGAGACCGTGGAAATCGAGTTCCTCGATGAGGACACCTTTGAAATCAATGGCGATACCTTCACCTATGAAGCCGGCGAGCCCATCGAATACAACGGCTGGCAAGTGAGCATTTCCGGTCAGCCCGAGGCCGGGGATACCTTTACTGTCCAGGCCAACAGCGGCGGCAGCGGTGATAACCGCAATGCCAACCGCCTGGCGGATTTGGTGGATGAAGGGGTGATGGATGGTGGTCAGACCTCGCTTCAGGATGGGGTGGGGGAATTGGTGGCGGATGTGGCCACCAAGACGTCCCAGGCCCAGACCAACCGGGATGCCCAGTCCACCCTGAAGAGCCAGGCCCGGGAATCCCTGGAGTCCGTCTCCGGCGTGAATCTGGACGAAGAGGCAGCCAATCTCATGAAATTCCAGCAGGCCTATCAGGCCTCGGCGCAATCCATTCGGGTGGCTGACACCATCTTCCAGTCATTGATCAACGCGGTGGGGAGGTAA
- the flgL gene encoding flagellar hook-associated protein FlgL, protein MRVSTTWFNLNATQQMQNQQGQLAKTQEQAASGKRIVRPSDDPIGSVQALELGRALQKTDQYDRNATMAQNRLQTQESILDEAGNIMQRVRELTVQGANGSQDNDSRSFIAAELKELRSALVDMANTKDASDNFIFAGFQGDTQPFSPTSDGVVYNGDSGQRTLQIGPNRTVTDGNPGAEVFMNIREGNGTFKAEAGAANEGSGVIKNTSVRDLQQWTGDTYEIEILADGEYEVRDSDGTVVESGEFQPGETIQFSGIELTIDGTPEEGDQFEVSPSQNSSVFNTLDRLIDAFDSPVSNSRDRTQQLNEVNRSLDDIDQGVAQMLEVRAETGARLKAIDDQVAVNDGSRLDLETTKSGIEDLDYAEAITRLNQQQVGLQAAQQAYVRTQGLSLFNFM, encoded by the coding sequence ATGAGAGTCTCCACCACCTGGTTTAATCTCAATGCCACCCAGCAGATGCAGAATCAGCAGGGGCAGCTGGCCAAGACCCAGGAACAGGCCGCCAGTGGCAAGCGCATCGTGCGGCCTTCGGATGACCCCATTGGTTCGGTCCAGGCGCTGGAGCTGGGACGTGCTCTGCAGAAAACCGATCAATATGATCGCAATGCGACCATGGCCCAGAACCGCCTTCAGACCCAGGAAAGTATTCTGGACGAGGCCGGCAATATCATGCAGCGTGTCCGCGAGCTGACCGTGCAGGGTGCCAATGGCTCCCAAGATAATGACAGCCGCAGTTTCATTGCAGCCGAGCTCAAGGAGCTGCGCTCGGCCCTGGTGGACATGGCCAATACCAAAGATGCCAGCGACAACTTTATCTTTGCCGGTTTCCAGGGCGATACTCAACCCTTCTCACCCACCAGTGACGGTGTGGTGTACAACGGCGACTCGGGCCAGCGCACCCTGCAGATCGGGCCCAACCGGACCGTGACCGACGGCAATCCCGGCGCCGAGGTCTTCATGAACATCCGTGAAGGCAATGGCACCTTCAAGGCCGAGGCGGGCGCGGCCAATGAAGGTAGCGGGGTGATCAAGAACACCAGCGTGCGGGATCTCCAGCAGTGGACAGGTGATACCTACGAGATCGAAATCCTGGCCGATGGCGAGTACGAGGTCCGCGATTCCGACGGTACGGTGGTGGAGAGCGGCGAGTTTCAGCCCGGCGAGACCATCCAGTTTTCCGGTATTGAGTTGACCATCGACGGGACACCGGAGGAAGGCGACCAGTTCGAGGTTTCTCCCAGCCAAAACAGCAGTGTCTTCAATACCCTGGATCGCCTGATCGATGCCTTTGATAGCCCGGTTAGCAATTCCCGGGATCGGACGCAGCAGCTGAACGAGGTTAATCGCTCACTGGATGATATTGATCAGGGTGTGGCCCAAATGCTGGAAGTCCGCGCCGAGACCGGTGCACGCTTGAAGGCCATCGATGACCAGGTGGCGGTGAATGACGGCAGCCGCCTGGACCTTGAGACCACCAAATCCGGCATTGAAGACCTGGATTATGCCGAGGCCATCACCCGTCTCAATCAACAGCAGGTGGGACTGCAGGCGGCTCAGCAAGCCTATGTGAGAACCCAGGGGCTGAGTCTCTTTAACTTTATGTAG
- a CDS encoding flagellin N-terminal helical domain-containing protein, producing MGTVINTNIMSLNAQRNLGSSQGQLATSLERLSSGLRINSARDDAAGLAISERFTAQINGQNQAVRNANDGISFSQTAEGALDEVSNLLQRVRELAVQSANDTNSASDRRALNEEVQQAVQEVQRIATSTQFNDQNVLDGSLEDLVFQVGANRGQTISVAGVDARSSELGATVGDGFAITASEFATGGALAGLDGDSLAINGEEIDLSGIDSIGGVITEINNAFADTNVQAARAEQAVVEVDDFAAGSGGTLTLNGANIDIDAGMSTGDFVNAINDERGQSGVAAVENTAGNIVLTASEDIAFSIESDGTGDVEFGGLTDEGSDSFLRGIELSTDVGESITVTGDEIAELGIDFENNPDQLGDFAAADASVLTRADADSAIRTMDFAIQQVSGLRSELGAVQNRFEATIANLQVGSENLSAARSRIQDTDFAQETAELTRAQILQQAGTSILSQANAVPQTVLGLLQ from the coding sequence ATGGGTACGGTGATCAACACCAACATCATGTCGCTCAACGCCCAGCGGAACCTGGGGTCTTCTCAGGGACAGCTGGCGACTTCGCTTGAGCGTCTTTCTTCCGGCCTGCGCATTAACAGCGCGCGGGACGATGCGGCCGGTCTGGCCATTTCCGAGCGTTTTACGGCACAGATCAACGGCCAGAACCAGGCGGTTCGTAACGCCAATGACGGCATTTCCTTCTCCCAGACCGCCGAAGGCGCCCTGGATGAAGTCTCCAACCTGCTGCAGCGGGTGCGTGAGCTGGCCGTGCAGTCGGCCAACGACACCAACTCCGCATCCGATCGCCGGGCCCTGAACGAAGAGGTCCAGCAGGCCGTGCAGGAAGTGCAGCGGATTGCCACCTCCACCCAGTTCAACGACCAGAATGTGCTGGATGGTTCACTGGAAGACCTGGTGTTCCAGGTGGGTGCCAACCGGGGCCAGACCATCAGCGTGGCGGGTGTGGATGCCCGTAGTTCCGAGCTGGGTGCCACAGTTGGTGATGGTTTCGCAATCACTGCCAGTGAGTTTGCCACGGGTGGCGCCCTTGCCGGTCTGGACGGGGATTCTCTCGCCATTAACGGTGAGGAGATCGATCTCAGCGGCATTGACAGCATTGGTGGCGTGATCACCGAGATCAACAACGCCTTTGCCGATACCAATGTGCAGGCCGCGCGCGCCGAACAGGCTGTGGTGGAAGTGGATGACTTTGCCGCGGGGAGTGGCGGTACGCTGACCCTCAATGGTGCTAATATCGATATCGATGCCGGTATGTCAACTGGCGATTTTGTCAACGCGATCAATGACGAGCGTGGGCAAAGTGGGGTCGCTGCGGTGGAAAACACCGCCGGTAATATTGTCCTGACTGCCTCCGAAGACATTGCCTTCTCCATCGAATCGGATGGCACTGGTGATGTTGAATTTGGTGGTCTGACTGACGAAGGTAGTGACAGCTTCCTGCGCGGTATCGAGCTTTCCACCGATGTGGGCGAGTCCATCACTGTAACGGGTGATGAGATTGCAGAGCTGGGCATTGATTTCGAAAACAACCCGGATCAGCTGGGTGACTTCGCGGCGGCCGATGCCTCCGTGCTGACTCGCGCGGATGCCGATTCAGCCATTCGGACCATGGACTTTGCTATCCAGCAGGTCTCCGGTCTGCGTTCCGAGCTGGGTGCGGTCCAGAACCGTTTCGAGGCTACCATCGCCAACCTGCAGGTGGGTTCGGAGAATCTCTCCGCTGCCCGCTCCCGGATCCAGGACACGGACTTTGCTCAGGAAACCGCTGAGCTGACCCGTGCCCAGATCCTGCAGCAGGCCGGTACCTCGATTCTGTCGCAGGCCAATGCCGTCCCGCAGACGGTGCTGGGTCTGCTGCAGTAA
- a CDS encoding flagellar protein FlaG: MSYEISGMSLGVESGKALPRNEARSGRSEAEGTARPEPQRLEAQSLKVADPAVDGRALEALAERAAEELSDAMESAQPYFRPDLEFKVDETSGRTVITVYHPETEEVIRQIPPEEAMRLAQILRESGENGDFSELSLIQAKA; the protein is encoded by the coding sequence ATGTCTTACGAAATCAGTGGCATGAGTTTGGGCGTTGAGAGCGGCAAGGCCTTGCCGCGGAACGAGGCAAGATCGGGCCGGTCGGAAGCAGAAGGGACTGCTCGCCCGGAGCCCCAGCGGCTTGAAGCCCAGTCTTTGAAAGTTGCAGATCCGGCCGTTGATGGGCGAGCGCTGGAAGCCCTGGCTGAGCGGGCGGCTGAAGAGCTGAGCGATGCCATGGAGTCTGCCCAGCCCTATTTTCGGCCCGACCTGGAATTCAAAGTGGATGAAACCTCGGGCAGAACCGTGATTACGGTCTATCATCCAGAGACGGAAGAAGTGATTCGCCAGATCCCCCCGGAAGAGGCTATGCGCTTGGCACAGATATTGCGAGAATCCGGGGAAAATGGCGATTTCAGCGAATTGAGTCTGATTCAGGCCAAGGCCTGA